A section of the Rossellomorea marisflavi genome encodes:
- a CDS encoding putative DNA-binding protein, producing the protein MLEKTTRMNYLYDFYQSLLTPKQRSYMSLYYLDDFSLGEIAEEYSVSRQAVYDNIKRTEAMLEEYEEKLLLFNKFQERNLILNRLRKSLEESDIDSADCLKLIDDLEILD; encoded by the coding sequence ATGCTGGAGAAAACGACCAGGATGAACTATCTCTACGATTTCTACCAGTCACTACTGACTCCCAAGCAACGGAGTTACATGTCCCTTTACTACCTCGATGATTTCTCCCTTGGAGAGATTGCAGAAGAGTACAGCGTAAGCCGTCAGGCGGTCTATGATAATATCAAGCGTACTGAGGCCATGCTGGAAGAGTATGAAGAGAAACTTTTATTATTCAACAAGTTCCAAGAGCGGAATCTCATCCTGAATCGGTTGAGAAAAAGCCTTGAAGAGTCGGATATCGATTCTGCGGACTGTTTAAAACTGATTGACGACCTTGAAATTTTGGATTAG
- the plsX gene encoding phosphate acyltransferase PlsX, whose amino-acid sequence MKLAVDAMGGDHAPKEIVLGVKRALDEFDDIEVLLYGNETQIKEWITPGDRLTIVHTDEVIEGTDEPVRAVKRKKNASMVLMAQAVKDGEADACISAGNTGALMTAGLFIVGRIEGIERPALAPTLPTLDGKGFLMLDLGANVDAKPEHLVQYAIMGSIYAEKVRGIDRPRVGLLNIGTEDKKGNELTKKAFQLIKETPVNFVGNIESRDLLNGPADVVVTDGFTGNMVLKTIEGTALSVFSLLKETLTSSMKNKIAAGMIKNDLKGLKNMLDYSEYGGAGLFGLKAPVIKAHGSSNETAFYNAMRQAREMVRHQVAQTIKEAVIRSEEDHG is encoded by the coding sequence ATGAAACTGGCCGTTGATGCAATGGGTGGAGATCATGCACCCAAAGAAATCGTCCTGGGGGTGAAGCGTGCCCTGGACGAATTCGATGATATCGAAGTCTTATTATATGGGAATGAAACACAAATCAAAGAGTGGATCACACCAGGTGACCGCTTGACGATCGTACATACGGATGAAGTGATCGAGGGGACGGATGAACCGGTCCGTGCCGTTAAAAGAAAGAAGAATGCTTCCATGGTGCTGATGGCCCAAGCCGTCAAGGACGGGGAAGCCGATGCATGCATTTCAGCAGGTAATACGGGAGCGCTCATGACAGCAGGGCTATTTATCGTCGGAAGGATCGAAGGCATAGAAAGGCCGGCGCTGGCACCGACACTCCCGACACTGGACGGAAAAGGCTTCCTTATGCTTGACCTTGGGGCTAACGTCGATGCAAAGCCTGAACATCTCGTTCAATATGCCATTATGGGGAGCATCTATGCAGAGAAGGTCAGGGGAATCGACCGTCCAAGGGTGGGTCTCCTGAATATCGGCACCGAAGATAAAAAAGGGAATGAACTCACGAAGAAGGCCTTCCAGCTCATCAAGGAAACACCGGTGAATTTCGTCGGGAATATTGAGTCCCGTGATCTTTTGAACGGTCCCGCCGATGTAGTCGTGACAGATGGATTCACAGGGAACATGGTCCTTAAGACCATCGAAGGAACGGCATTGTCGGTTTTCTCCCTGCTTAAAGAGACGCTCACATCATCAATGAAGAACAAGATTGCGGCAGGTATGATCAAAAACGATCTAAAAGGCCTGAAAAATATGCTGGATTACTCGGAGTATGGTGGAGCCGGACTATTCGGTCTGAAAGCCCCTGTCATCAAAGCGCATGGTTCCTCCAATGAAACGGCATTCTATAATGCCATGAGACAGGCGCGGGAAATGGTGCGCCATCAGGTCGCACAAACGATAAAAGAAGCTGTAATAAGGAGTGAAGAAGATCATGGGTAA
- the smc gene encoding chromosome segregation protein SMC: MFLKQLEVMGFKSFAEKISVEFVPGVTAVVGPNGSGKSNIIDAVRWVLGEQSAKSLRGSKMEDVIFGGSDSRKALNIAEVTLVLDNEDGTLPIDYSEVSVTRRVYRSGDSEYLLNRQPCRLKDIIELFMDSGLGKEAFSIISQGKVEEILNSKPEERRTIFEEAAGVLKYKTRKKKAENKLFETQENLNRVNDILHELEGQVEPLKIQASMAKDYLEKKEELETFEVSLTVYDIEDLHKQWESLSEEFERHGREEGNLSAVIHGKEADLSGARDKISALDESITGLQEVLLSTSEELEKLEGRKQVLVERKKNSSTNETQLKQSIVELEDQIREMKQEKERLEEERAGLQLEVDESRIALKEKQNQLSLFSENIEDVIESHKSDYIEKLNQQASAKNEIQYIEQQLTQQSGRSGRLEAENEKYITQREELYRDHEKLKAERESHQIDMDQHIQAYRDEKRNLESAQLKYEKQEKTLYQAYQYLQQAKSRKEMLEEMEDDYSGFFQGVKEVLKARDGILDGIEGAVAELISVPKKYEAAMETALSASMQHIVVGTEQDGRKAIAYLKQNQYGRATFLPMNIIKGKTLQGAQLSMLKGHPSFVGIGSDLVQYDGRFERIVSNLLGHVIITEDLKGANEIAKLIQYRYRLVTLDGDVVNPGGSMTGGMVKQKKNSLLSRKTELEDMKVKLENMEEQTRTLQQSVKDLKEETAYRSKKLEELRVKGEKLRLQEQDLQSRLRENELSTKNLDERLSLYDMEKRDFSSMKERHHARKEELESLLAQIGADIAALDGKIEELTLQKNSDRSSKDVLTNAISDLKAHLAGKNQQLLSVADRLGRVDSAVVESEKRLSALLDDLEWLQSQMKDNFSGEEDLTVKAKECATQKRETSELITARRDERSRLQQQAEQEDEELSELKRRHKGLLNALKDEEVKINRLDVELENRLEHLRTEYMLSFEAAKEHYPLTVDIDEARKKVKLIKLALEELGTVNLGAIDEYDRVKERYEFLLDQKNDLTEAKDTLYQVIHEMDEEMVKRFGETFASIQAQFGQVFRELFGGGRAELKLTDPKDLLRTGVDIVAQPPGKKLQNLGLMSGGERALTAIALLFSILKVRPVPFCILDEVEAALDEANVQRFSQYLRKFSDDTQFIVITHRKGTMEEAHVLYGVTMQESGVSKLVSVRLQETQELLEA, encoded by the coding sequence ATGTTCCTCAAACAACTAGAAGTGATGGGGTTTAAATCATTCGCAGAAAAGATTTCTGTGGAATTCGTACCTGGGGTGACGGCGGTAGTCGGGCCCAACGGAAGCGGCAAAAGCAATATCATCGATGCAGTCAGGTGGGTTCTTGGCGAGCAGTCGGCCAAAAGCCTCAGGGGCTCGAAGATGGAAGATGTCATCTTTGGAGGCAGTGATTCTAGGAAGGCTCTCAATATAGCAGAAGTCACCCTGGTGCTTGACAATGAAGATGGGACCCTTCCGATCGATTACAGTGAAGTGAGTGTCACAAGACGGGTATACCGATCAGGGGACAGTGAATACCTATTGAACAGGCAGCCCTGCAGACTGAAAGATATCATTGAACTCTTCATGGATTCCGGACTCGGGAAGGAAGCGTTCTCCATCATCAGTCAGGGGAAGGTCGAGGAGATCCTGAACAGTAAGCCTGAAGAGCGCCGGACGATCTTTGAGGAGGCGGCTGGTGTCCTGAAGTACAAAACCAGGAAGAAAAAAGCCGAGAATAAGCTGTTTGAAACCCAAGAAAACCTCAATCGTGTCAACGATATCCTCCACGAACTTGAAGGGCAGGTTGAACCCCTTAAAATCCAGGCCTCCATGGCGAAGGATTATTTGGAGAAGAAGGAAGAGCTCGAGACATTCGAGGTGTCCTTGACAGTCTATGATATTGAAGATCTACATAAGCAGTGGGAATCCCTGAGCGAAGAATTTGAAAGGCACGGACGTGAAGAAGGCAATCTGTCGGCTGTGATTCACGGCAAGGAAGCGGACCTTTCAGGAGCAAGGGATAAAATTTCCGCCCTGGATGAATCGATCACCGGACTTCAGGAGGTGCTTCTGTCCACAAGTGAGGAGCTCGAAAAGCTTGAAGGCAGGAAGCAGGTCCTCGTTGAGAGGAAAAAGAACTCTTCCACGAATGAAACACAGCTCAAACAGTCCATCGTGGAGCTTGAAGACCAGATCCGGGAAATGAAACAAGAGAAAGAGCGTCTTGAAGAGGAAAGGGCCGGGCTTCAGCTGGAAGTCGACGAATCAAGGATAGCTCTAAAGGAGAAGCAGAATCAGCTCTCCCTCTTCAGTGAAAATATCGAGGACGTAATTGAATCCCACAAAAGTGATTATATTGAAAAATTGAATCAACAGGCATCCGCCAAAAACGAGATTCAATATATCGAGCAGCAGCTCACCCAGCAATCGGGACGAAGCGGCCGTCTTGAAGCCGAAAACGAAAAATACATCACTCAGCGTGAAGAGCTATATCGCGATCATGAAAAGCTGAAAGCAGAACGCGAAAGCCATCAAATCGACATGGATCAGCATATCCAAGCGTACCGGGATGAGAAACGGAATCTAGAATCTGCCCAACTGAAGTATGAGAAACAGGAAAAAACGCTCTATCAAGCCTATCAATACCTGCAACAGGCCAAGTCCCGAAAGGAAATGCTTGAGGAGATGGAAGACGATTACAGTGGTTTCTTCCAAGGGGTCAAAGAAGTCTTGAAGGCAAGGGACGGGATTCTGGATGGAATCGAAGGAGCCGTTGCAGAGCTTATTTCAGTACCGAAGAAATATGAGGCTGCCATGGAAACCGCCCTAAGCGCGTCCATGCAGCATATCGTTGTCGGAACCGAGCAGGACGGTCGCAAAGCCATCGCATATCTCAAGCAGAATCAATATGGAAGGGCTACTTTCCTGCCGATGAATATCATCAAAGGGAAAACCCTTCAGGGGGCACAGCTCTCCATGCTGAAGGGCCACCCTTCCTTCGTTGGGATCGGAAGTGATCTCGTTCAGTACGATGGACGCTTCGAAAGGATCGTCTCCAATTTACTAGGTCATGTCATTATCACAGAGGACCTCAAGGGTGCCAATGAAATCGCAAAGCTCATCCAATATCGTTACCGGCTGGTGACCCTTGATGGGGATGTCGTCAACCCGGGGGGATCCATGACGGGCGGTATGGTCAAGCAAAAGAAAAACTCGCTTCTATCACGGAAAACCGAGCTGGAAGACATGAAGGTGAAGCTCGAGAATATGGAAGAGCAGACCCGTACACTTCAGCAATCCGTCAAGGATTTGAAAGAAGAGACGGCGTACAGGTCGAAAAAGCTTGAAGAGCTCCGGGTCAAAGGAGAGAAATTGCGGCTTCAAGAACAGGATCTTCAATCCAGGCTCCGGGAGAACGAACTGAGCACGAAAAACCTCGATGAAAGATTGTCTCTATACGACATGGAAAAGCGTGATTTCAGTTCCATGAAGGAGCGACATCACGCACGGAAAGAAGAACTCGAGTCACTACTGGCACAAATCGGCGCAGACATTGCAGCACTGGATGGGAAAATTGAAGAATTGACGCTGCAAAAAAACAGCGACCGTTCATCGAAGGACGTCCTGACAAATGCCATAAGCGACCTGAAAGCCCATCTCGCAGGTAAGAATCAGCAGCTTCTTAGTGTTGCGGACCGTCTTGGAAGGGTGGACTCAGCCGTTGTTGAGTCTGAGAAACGACTGTCTGCCCTCCTGGATGACCTCGAGTGGCTTCAGAGTCAGATGAAAGACAATTTCTCTGGAGAAGAGGATTTGACCGTCAAGGCAAAAGAATGTGCCACACAAAAACGGGAAACGTCTGAGCTTATCACGGCAAGAAGGGATGAACGATCCCGTTTGCAGCAACAGGCAGAACAGGAAGATGAGGAATTGTCAGAGCTGAAACGAAGGCATAAAGGTCTCTTGAATGCCTTGAAGGATGAGGAAGTCAAGATCAACCGTCTCGATGTAGAGCTTGAGAATCGCTTGGAGCATTTACGTACAGAGTATATGCTATCGTTCGAAGCAGCCAAGGAGCATTACCCTCTGACCGTCGATATCGATGAAGCGAGGAAAAAAGTGAAACTGATCAAGCTTGCCCTGGAAGAATTGGGAACCGTCAACCTCGGGGCGATTGATGAGTATGACAGGGTGAAGGAACGATATGAATTCCTCCTTGATCAAAAAAATGATCTCACCGAGGCCAAGGATACCCTCTATCAGGTAATCCATGAAATGGATGAAGAGATGGTGAAGCGGTTCGGGGAAACATTTGCGTCGATCCAAGCCCAATTCGGGCAGGTATTCAGGGAGTTGTTCGGCGGTGGCCGGGCAGAGCTGAAACTGACCGATCCGAAAGACCTTCTTCGGACCGGGGTGGATATCGTAGCCCAACCGCCCGGTAAAAAACTTCAGAACCTCGGATTGATGTCGGGTGGAGAACGTGCGCTCACGGCCATTGCCCTGCTGTTCTCCATACTGAAGGTAAGACCGGTGCCATTCTGCATCCTCGATGAAGTGGAGGCTGCCCTCGATGAAGCCAATGTGCAGCGATTCAGCCAGTACCTGCGCAAGTTCAGTGATGACACCCAGTTCATCGTCATCACCCACCGCAAAGGGACAATGGAGGAAGCACATGTGCTATATGGTGTGACCATGCAAGAGTCAGGTGTTTCAAAACTTGTATCAGTAAGGCTTCAGGAAACACAAGAGCTATTGGAAGCATAA
- the fabD gene encoding ACP S-malonyltransferase yields MGKIAFVFPGQGSQTVGMGQQLADAHPESKEYFSKADAALGIDLSSVIFDGPQETLTATFNAQPALLTTSMAIMDRLTSAGIRPDFTAGHSLGEYSALVASGAISFEDAVVTVRKRGELMEAAVPSGEGTMAAVLGMERTALQEVTEAVSAEGHAVDLANMNCPGQIVISGTVKGVEIASEKAKEAGAKRVIPLQVSGPFHSRLMKPAAEDFKGVLDSKTFNEAGVPVIANVTAEPVTKGEEIKDLLVQQLYSPVLWEDTVEKLLDLGVDTFIEVGPGKVLSGLIKKVNRRVKTYAVQDEETCIQTIEALKEEAQ; encoded by the coding sequence ATGGGTAAAATCGCCTTCGTTTTTCCAGGGCAAGGTTCACAAACAGTAGGGATGGGTCAGCAATTAGCCGATGCCCATCCAGAATCAAAGGAGTATTTCTCTAAGGCTGACGCGGCTCTTGGCATCGATCTGTCTTCCGTCATCTTCGACGGACCACAGGAAACATTGACGGCCACATTCAACGCTCAACCAGCCCTCCTCACAACGAGCATGGCCATCATGGACCGTCTGACATCAGCAGGCATCCGTCCTGATTTCACTGCAGGACATAGTCTCGGTGAATATTCTGCCCTTGTGGCTTCAGGTGCGATTTCATTCGAGGACGCCGTGGTAACCGTCAGGAAACGCGGGGAACTCATGGAAGCAGCCGTACCGAGCGGAGAGGGCACGATGGCTGCTGTACTAGGCATGGAGCGCACAGCCCTTCAAGAGGTAACGGAAGCAGTGTCTGCTGAGGGTCATGCCGTAGATCTTGCCAACATGAACTGTCCGGGACAGATCGTGATTTCCGGTACGGTCAAAGGAGTGGAAATCGCATCGGAAAAAGCCAAGGAAGCGGGAGCTAAACGTGTGATCCCCCTTCAAGTAAGCGGTCCTTTCCACTCCCGCCTGATGAAACCCGCTGCAGAGGATTTCAAAGGCGTGCTCGACAGTAAAACATTCAATGAAGCGGGTGTTCCGGTCATTGCCAATGTGACGGCCGAACCAGTGACAAAGGGTGAAGAAATCAAAGACCTACTCGTTCAGCAATTGTACTCTCCTGTCCTTTGGGAGGATACAGTCGAAAAATTGCTTGATCTCGGTGTGGATACATTCATCGAAGTGGGCCCAGGTAAAGTGTTGTCAGGTCTTATCAAAAAAGTGAACAGAAGAGTGAAGACATATGCCGTTCAGGATGAGGAAACGTGCATCCAGACGATCGAAGCATTGAAGGAGGAAGCGCAATGA
- the rnc gene encoding ribonuclease III, with translation MRKQSRNKGLANKYDGKFKAFQDELQIHFSDEKLLKQAFTHSSYVNEHRRKPYEDNERLEFLGDAVLELTVSQFLFKKYPMMSEGELTKLRAAIVCEPSLVKFSREMNFGELILLGKGEEMTGGRERPALLADVFEAFIGALYLDQGLETVVSILEKVVYPKINAGAFSHVMDYKSQLQELVQRGSAGTIMYSILDESGPAHNREFISRVCLNGEELGVGKGRSKKEAEQKAAQKALEKLKQKLDVK, from the coding sequence ATGCGCAAACAAAGCAGAAATAAAGGATTAGCAAACAAATATGATGGAAAGTTCAAAGCCTTTCAGGATGAACTCCAAATCCATTTCTCAGATGAAAAATTATTAAAGCAAGCGTTCACTCATTCATCTTATGTGAATGAGCATCGCCGGAAGCCTTATGAAGACAACGAACGCCTCGAGTTCCTTGGGGATGCGGTACTGGAATTGACCGTATCACAATTCCTTTTCAAAAAATATCCCATGATGAGTGAAGGGGAACTGACAAAGCTCAGGGCGGCGATCGTATGCGAACCGTCCCTGGTGAAGTTCTCCAGGGAAATGAATTTTGGGGAATTGATCCTTCTCGGAAAAGGGGAAGAAATGACCGGTGGAAGGGAGCGTCCCGCTCTCCTCGCAGATGTATTCGAAGCCTTCATCGGGGCTCTATACCTCGATCAGGGACTCGAAACGGTTGTCTCGATTCTTGAAAAGGTGGTTTATCCGAAGATCAATGCCGGTGCTTTTTCTCATGTGATGGATTACAAAAGTCAACTGCAGGAACTTGTACAGAGAGGAAGCGCGGGTACGATCATGTACAGCATCCTCGATGAGAGCGGTCCTGCCCATAACCGTGAGTTCATTTCACGAGTATGCTTGAACGGCGAGGAGCTCGGGGTCGGCAAAGGTCGATCGAAGAAAGAAGCAGAACAGAAAGCCGCCCAGAAGGCGCTCGAAAAGTTAAAACAAAAGCTTGATGTGAAATAG
- the ffh gene encoding signal recognition particle protein produces MAFEGLADRLQGTIQKIRGKGKISEADVKEMMREVRLALLEADVNFKVVKQFVKKVSERAVGQEVMKSLTPGQQVIKVVKEELTELMGGEQSQIAVSKRPPTVIMMVGLQGAGKTTTTGKLANLLRKKHNRKPLLVAADIYRPAAIKQLETVGKQLDLPVFSLGDQVSPVEIAKQAIEKAKEEHHDYVLIDTAGRLHIDENLMGELKDIKELSNPDEIFLVVDAMTGQDAVNVAESFNEALGISGVVLTKLDGDTRGGAALSIRSVTEKPIKFVGMGEKMDALEAFHPERMASRILGMGDVLSLIEKAQANVDEEKAKELEQKIRTMSFTFDDFLEQLGQVKQMGPLDELLKMMPGANKMKGLDKLQVDDKQIVHVEAIIQSMSKKEKTNPEVINASRRKRIAKGSGTSIQEVNRLLKQFEDMKKMMKQMSGMQGKGKKKGMKFPFM; encoded by the coding sequence ATGGCATTTGAAGGATTAGCCGACCGACTGCAAGGCACAATACAGAAAATCCGCGGTAAGGGGAAGATCTCCGAAGCGGATGTTAAAGAAATGATGCGTGAGGTCCGTCTCGCCCTTTTGGAAGCAGACGTTAACTTTAAAGTGGTCAAGCAATTTGTCAAAAAAGTAAGCGAACGGGCTGTCGGGCAGGAAGTCATGAAGAGTCTTACACCCGGCCAGCAGGTCATCAAGGTGGTCAAGGAAGAACTGACCGAACTGATGGGCGGCGAACAGAGTCAGATTGCTGTCTCCAAACGCCCTCCGACCGTCATCATGATGGTGGGACTACAGGGTGCCGGTAAGACGACGACCACCGGGAAGCTTGCGAACCTGCTTCGTAAGAAACACAATCGAAAACCTCTTCTTGTCGCGGCTGATATTTACCGTCCCGCTGCCATCAAGCAGCTTGAAACCGTCGGTAAACAGCTTGACCTGCCGGTATTCTCACTGGGAGATCAGGTCAGCCCCGTCGAAATTGCCAAGCAGGCAATCGAAAAGGCGAAAGAAGAACACCATGATTATGTGCTGATCGATACGGCCGGCCGTCTTCACATCGATGAAAACCTCATGGGGGAGCTCAAGGATATCAAAGAGCTGTCAAACCCGGATGAAATCTTCCTCGTTGTCGATGCCATGACCGGTCAGGATGCCGTCAACGTAGCTGAAAGCTTCAATGAAGCCCTTGGCATCAGCGGGGTGGTCCTGACGAAGCTGGATGGTGATACCCGTGGTGGAGCAGCCCTTTCGATTCGTTCCGTCACGGAAAAGCCGATCAAATTCGTCGGTATGGGTGAAAAGATGGATGCCCTCGAGGCGTTCCATCCTGAGCGCATGGCGTCAAGGATCCTCGGGATGGGTGACGTCCTATCCCTGATCGAGAAGGCACAAGCCAACGTCGATGAAGAGAAGGCGAAGGAACTGGAGCAAAAGATACGTACCATGTCCTTTACGTTCGATGACTTCCTCGAGCAGCTCGGACAGGTGAAGCAGATGGGGCCATTGGATGAACTCCTGAAGATGATGCCCGGCGCCAACAAGATGAAAGGGCTCGATAAGCTTCAGGTGGATGACAAACAGATCGTCCATGTGGAAGCAATCATCCAGTCCATGAGCAAGAAAGAAAAAACCAATCCTGAAGTCATCAATGCGAGCAGGCGCAAACGGATTGCGAAAGGAAGCGGGACATCCATCCAGGAGGTCAATCGCTTGCTGAAGCAATTTGAAGACATGAAAAAAATGATGAAACAAATGAGCGGTATGCAGGGTAAAGGCAAGAAAAAGGGAATGAAATTCCCGTTCATGTAA
- a CDS encoding KH domain-containing protein yields the protein MKDLILTIVKPLVDHPDAVSIETEEGPNGMTYKLSVHPEDMGKVIGKQGRVAKSIRTVVYAAAGSSQQKKIFLEIVE from the coding sequence ATGAAAGATCTTATTCTGACGATTGTGAAACCCCTGGTCGACCATCCTGACGCTGTCTCGATCGAGACGGAGGAAGGACCTAATGGAATGACATACAAACTTTCGGTACATCCGGAGGATATGGGTAAAGTCATCGGCAAGCAAGGGCGCGTAGCAAAATCGATTCGAACTGTGGTATACGCTGCAGCAGGATCTTCACAACAGAAGAAAATCTTCCTGGAGATTGTGGAATGA
- the fabG gene encoding 3-oxoacyl-[acyl-carrier-protein] reductase, which produces MNLEGKVALVTGASRGIGREIAMELAREGCNVVVNYAGSEAKAHVVVDEIKALGRDAVAYQCNVSESEAVQAMVKETVARFGRIDILVNNAGVTRDNLLMRMKEQEWDDVININLKGVFLCTKAVTRQMMKQRSGRIINISSIVGVSGNAGQANYVAAKSGVIGLTKTSARELAPRGITVNAIAPGFISTDMTDELPEEVRDGMLSQIPLSRFGEPKDIAKTVSFVASDAAAYMTGQTLHIDGGMVM; this is translated from the coding sequence ATGAACTTAGAAGGTAAAGTGGCACTGGTTACCGGGGCTTCCCGGGGAATTGGCAGGGAGATTGCCATGGAGCTTGCACGTGAAGGCTGCAATGTTGTCGTAAACTATGCCGGAAGCGAAGCAAAGGCCCATGTGGTTGTGGATGAGATCAAAGCCCTTGGCAGGGATGCTGTAGCCTATCAATGCAATGTATCAGAGAGTGAAGCGGTACAGGCAATGGTAAAAGAGACGGTTGCACGCTTCGGGCGCATTGATATCCTTGTGAATAACGCAGGGGTGACGCGTGACAATCTCCTCATGCGCATGAAGGAACAGGAATGGGACGATGTCATCAACATCAACCTCAAAGGTGTCTTTCTTTGCACGAAGGCAGTCACCCGTCAAATGATGAAGCAGCGCAGCGGTCGGATCATCAACATTTCATCCATCGTGGGCGTAAGCGGGAATGCCGGACAGGCAAACTACGTGGCCGCCAAATCCGGTGTGATCGGCCTTACGAAAACGTCTGCACGTGAACTTGCCCCTCGTGGGATCACTGTAAATGCCATCGCTCCAGGCTTTATCTCTACAGATATGACAGATGAACTGCCGGAAGAGGTCCGTGATGGAATGCTTTCCCAAATTCCTTTGAGTAGATTCGGGGAACCGAAAGACATCGCCAAGACCGTTTCATTCGTTGCATCCGATGCAGCTGCCTATATGACGGGTCAAACCCTTCATATTGACGGCGGAATGGTGATGTAA
- the acpP gene encoding acyl carrier protein, translating into MAEVLDRVTKIIVDRLGVDESQVNLEASFKEDLGADSLDVVELVMELEDEFDMEISDDDAEKIGTVGDAVNYIKANT; encoded by the coding sequence ATGGCAGAAGTACTAGATCGCGTAACAAAGATCATCGTTGATCGTCTAGGTGTAGATGAATCACAAGTGAACCTTGAAGCTTCTTTCAAAGAAGATCTTGGAGCTGACTCCCTTGACGTAGTTGAGCTTGTTATGGAGCTTGAGGATGAGTTTGACATGGAAATCTCTGATGATGATGCTGAAAAAATCGGCACAGTCGGTGATGCTGTGAACTACATAAAAGCAAACACATAA
- the ftsY gene encoding signal recognition particle-docking protein FtsY, giving the protein MSFFKKLKDKFTQSSDSVTGKFKDGLSKTRSNFTTKVNDLVARYRKIDEEFFEELEEILIGADVGFDTVMELIDELKLEVKRRNISDPVEVQSVISEKLVDIYQGDAEVSSELNIQEGELTVLLFVGVNGVGKTTTIGKMAHMLKSEGKNVILAAGDTFRAGAIEQLEVWGERVGVPVIKQGAGSDPAAVMYDAVQSAKAKKADILICDTAGRLQNKVNLMKELEKVKRVIEREVPGAPHEVLLVLDATTGQNAMVQAKTFKEATDVSGIVLTKLDGTAKGGIVLAIRNELDIPVKFVGLGEQMDDLQPFDAEKYVYGLFSNEVDNNEE; this is encoded by the coding sequence GTGAGTTTCTTCAAAAAGCTGAAAGACAAATTCACACAATCAAGCGACAGTGTGACGGGGAAGTTTAAAGACGGGCTGAGCAAAACCCGGAGCAACTTCACTACAAAGGTGAATGACCTGGTCGCAAGATACCGTAAGATCGATGAGGAGTTCTTTGAAGAACTCGAAGAAATCCTCATCGGTGCGGACGTCGGGTTTGATACGGTCATGGAGCTCATCGATGAACTGAAGCTCGAAGTCAAGAGGAGGAATATCTCCGATCCTGTTGAAGTCCAGTCCGTCATTTCTGAGAAACTGGTTGATATCTATCAGGGGGATGCCGAGGTATCGAGTGAGCTGAATATCCAGGAGGGTGAACTGACCGTCCTTCTTTTCGTCGGGGTAAACGGCGTGGGGAAAACGACGACGATCGGCAAGATGGCCCATATGCTCAAGAGTGAAGGGAAGAATGTCATCCTTGCAGCAGGAGATACGTTCAGGGCCGGTGCCATCGAACAGCTTGAAGTGTGGGGTGAGCGGGTCGGTGTGCCTGTCATCAAACAGGGGGCGGGAAGTGATCCCGCAGCGGTCATGTATGATGCCGTACAATCGGCCAAGGCGAAGAAGGCCGACATCCTCATCTGCGATACGGCAGGTCGACTGCAGAATAAGGTCAATCTGATGAAGGAACTCGAGAAAGTCAAGCGCGTCATCGAGCGTGAAGTTCCGGGAGCCCCGCATGAGGTCCTGCTAGTATTGGATGCGACGACGGGTCAAAATGCCATGGTGCAGGCGAAAACGTTCAAAGAAGCCACGGATGTGTCGGGAATCGTCCTTACGAAGCTCGATGGGACAGCCAAAGGCGGGATCGTCCTTGCGATCCGCAACGAACTTGATATTCCCGTGAAATTTGTCGGTCTCGGAGAACAGATGGACGATCTGCAGCCATTCGATGCCGAAAAATATGTGTACGGCTTGTTTTCAAATGAAGTAGACAATAACGAAGAATAA
- the rpsP gene encoding 30S ribosomal protein S16, whose protein sequence is MAVKIRLKRMGAKKSPFYRIVVADSRSPRDGRQIETVGTYNPVVQPAEVKIDEELALKWLSNGAKPSDTVRNLFSKQGIMEKFHNAKNSK, encoded by the coding sequence ATGGCAGTTAAAATCAGATTAAAACGTATGGGAGCAAAAAAATCTCCTTTCTATCGTATCGTAGTTGCAGACTCTCGTTCACCACGTGACGGTCGTCAAATCGAAACAGTTGGAACATACAACCCGGTTGTTCAACCAGCTGAAGTTAAAATCGACGAAGAATTGGCTCTTAAATGGCTTTCAAATGGTGCGAAACCATCTGACACAGTCCGTAACCTATTCTCAAAACAAGGCATCATGGAAAAATTCCACAATGCCAAAAACAGCAAGTAA